GTGCGGAGCAGCCGGTAGATGGCCCGGACCCGCCCGCTCGCCGCCGCCGGCATGGCCGGGACGGCGACCGGCGTCTGCGCCGGGGCGGGGGCGACGCGGTCGGGCGCGAGCGGCGGCCGGCGCCCGGCCACCACCGTCCTGGTGCGCCCCCTCCGCCGCGCCGTCCCGGTGCGCGGGCGGCTCTTCGGCCGCGGTGTCCCGGCGGCCGCCCCGCCTCCCGCGGCGGGGCGGCTCGGAGCCGCGGTCTCGGTCTCGGTCTCGGTCTCGGTCTCGAGGGGTGCGCTCACGCTCATGCCGCCACTCCGCTCGCCGCCTGCACCGGCTCGATGCGGCGGCGCCGCACCGGCTGGCTGGCGGCGGCCTTGACCACGCCCCGGAGCAGGGCGAGGTTGACCACGCACCAGCACTCGTTGCTCACCGTGCTGGCGCCGCCGTAGTGCAGCACGCCGTCGGCCATCGCCGCCAGCAGCACCGCCATCACCAGGAGCTGGGGCCACACCAGCCGGTAGAACGAGCCGTTCTGCCGGACCTTGGGAGTGACCACGAATCCCACCTTCCGGCCGGCGACCACCGAGGCGAGCGCGGACAGGTAGGTCGGGAAGAGGCCGAAGGACAGCTGGATCCCACGGAAGCGCAGGTTGCCGTCGTTGCTGTGGAGGAACACCACCAGCGAGATCGCCAGGTAGGGGAGGAAGTGGGAGACGAAGTCGGTCGTCGCCGCGCCCATCGGCTGGATCCCGAAGGCGAGGGCCAGGCAGGGAAGCAGCAGGTAGACGAGGCTCGAGAAGCAGGAGAGGTAGTGTGCCGCCGACCAGGCGTACTGGAGCCGCTGGCCGAGCCGGAGGCGGCTCCGCACGAGCCGGCCGGAGAGCAGCAGCTGGAGGTTGCCGCGCGCCCAGCGAAACTGCTGGGAGAGGTAGGCGGCCAGGTCCTCGGGAGCGAGGCCGTCGGCGACGATCTCGTTGACGTAGCGGGTCTTCCACCCATGCTCGTGGAGGGAGACGGTGGTGGCGGCGTCCTCGGTCACCGAGTCCTCGTCGAAGCCGCCGATCTGGTCGAGGGCGCCGCGCCGCACCACCATGTTGGTGCCGCAGCAGAAGCTCGCGTCGCAGCCGTCCTTCCCCTCGAGGATGGCCCCGAAGAAGATGTCCTGCTGCTCCATCGCACCGCCGGCGACGAAGCCGTTGCGCCGGTTGGCGTAGTGCTGGGGTGCCTGCACCACCGCCACCGCGGGGTCCGCGGTCCAGGGCATCAGCCGCTCCAGCATGTCCCGCCGGGGCACGTGGTCGGCGTCGAGCACGGCGATGAACTCGCCGCCGATCCGCCGCAGCGCGGCGTTGAGGTTGCCGGCCTTGGCGCCGCGGTTGCTCTTGCGGGTGAGGTAGCCGGCGCCGAGCCGCTTCGCCATGTCGGCGAACTCGACCCGTCGGCCGTCGTCGAGCAGCCAGGTGCGGTGGGGTCCGTTCATCGCCACCGCGGCGGCCACGGTCTCGGCGACCAGGTCGTAGGGCTCGTCGTAGGTGGTGATGAGGACGTCGACGTCCCACCCCGCCGGGTCGGACGGCGGCGCCGGCTGGGGTGCGCGCCGGTGCCAGATGCAGTGCCAGTAGCCGAGCACCTGGATGACGCTGAACAGCTGGGCGGCCATCAGCAGCCCGTAGAGCGGCGGGTTGCCGGCGTGCGACCAGTCGGCGAGCCAGATCAGCCACCAGCCGACCGAGAGCACGCCGGCCACCACCAGGCCGCGCATGACCCGCTGCGACGCGACCGCCGCCCGGCGGGGGGGAGCCGCGGGCGTGTCGCTCACCACCGGCGTGCCAGCATGCGGCGCAGCCGGGTGCAGGCGTAGGCACCGAGGCCGAGCAGGGTCGAGCCGGCCAGGACGATCGCGCCGAGGACCCCGGTCGCGGCCGGGCCGCCGCTGAGCAGCGAGGACCGCAGCGAGCCCCAGCCGGGGAGCGGGACCACCCCGCCGATGCCGCCGATCCGGGCGCCGATGCCGGCCAGTGGCGCCGAGGCGGCGAGGGCGAGCACCACCGCGGGCGAGCTGCCCAGCCCGGGTCCGGTGACCGGCGTGGTGTCGGGGTGGTGCGCGGCGGTCGCGGGATGCGGCGCCGGCGGCGCCTTCGGGGGCGGCGCGGGCTGGGCGGCGGCCAGGTGAGCCGCCGCCCTGGTGCCGGTCACCGGGGGTTGAGGCCGCTGGTGCGACCACGCCGGCGGCCACTGGCCGTCCTGTTCACCGCCCGCGGCGGGCTTCGGTGCCGGGGTGGGCTTCGGCGGTGGGGTGGGCCTCGGCGCCGGGGTGGGCTTCGGCACCGGGGTGGGTTGCGAGGCCGGACGGTGGCCCTGGTCCTGGTGCGAGCCGTTCCAGCCCTGGTCCTGCCAGTCGCCGCTGGTCTGGGAGCCTGGCGTCGCGTGTGCCGTCATCGCGCTGGTGCCGAGGAGCGCGCAGGCCACGGCCGACACGGCGGCGGTCTTGGTGAGCGTGCGGACAGTGCTGACCTTCGGTCTCATCGCTGCCTCCTGGTGGGGCGAACTGGGGGTTCGCGGGGGGGACCACCGCCGCTACCAGGTCAGCGGTGACACAAGGGTGTGAACGGAGGTTTTTGTGGTTTTCTTGCGCTTCGGTGCCCTCGGCAACTCGCCTGCCTGCCATGGGCATCCGCCACCCTCACGCGGCCGGAGGAGGCTCAGTCGAGCTGGTCGGGGCGGGGCAGCCGGCTGGGGATGCGGCCGGCGACCACGTCGCCGCGGCGGAACAGGATGTCGGCGACGGGGCGCGACCCGAGGTCGGCGGCGGCCGCCGCGGCGCTCGGCTGCTCGGCCAGCTCGGCGAGCAGGATGCGGGTCGGGGTCATCAGCACGGTGCGATCGTCGTGGTGGCGCCGGAGCAGCTCCGCGGGGTCGTGCCAGCCTCCGTGCGCCGCCTCCGCGGGGTTGGCCACCGGCTCCTGGCCGGGGGGCGCCGGGGCGAGGAAGAAGTACGTGTCGAAGCGGCGGGG
Above is a window of Candidatus Dormiibacterota bacterium DNA encoding:
- a CDS encoding glycosyltransferase family 2 protein, coding for MSDTPAAPPRRAAVASQRVMRGLVVAGVLSVGWWLIWLADWSHAGNPPLYGLLMAAQLFSVIQVLGYWHCIWHRRAPQPAPPSDPAGWDVDVLITTYDEPYDLVAETVAAAVAMNGPHRTWLLDDGRRVEFADMAKRLGAGYLTRKSNRGAKAGNLNAALRRIGGEFIAVLDADHVPRRDMLERLMPWTADPAVAVVQAPQHYANRRNGFVAGGAMEQQDIFFGAILEGKDGCDASFCCGTNMVVRRGALDQIGGFDEDSVTEDAATTVSLHEHGWKTRYVNEIVADGLAPEDLAAYLSQQFRWARGNLQLLLSGRLVRSRLRLGQRLQYAWSAAHYLSCFSSLVYLLLPCLALAFGIQPMGAATTDFVSHFLPYLAISLVVFLHSNDGNLRFRGIQLSFGLFPTYLSALASVVAGRKVGFVVTPKVRQNGSFYRLVWPQLLVMAVLLAAMADGVLHYGGASTVSNECWCVVNLALLRGVVKAAASQPVRRRRIEPVQAASGVAA